The Glycine soja cultivar W05 chromosome 19, ASM419377v2, whole genome shotgun sequence genomic sequence GCCTTGTTGCATTCAACTTTTGGGTTATTACCACTCCGATGACCAAGTTCAACATATTAATGCTTCCTTTTTCTTGAACAGGGTCAAATTAAGACTGGAGCTCCATGCAGGTCTGAGCGTCTTGCTAAATATAACCAGGTTGGTGTTGTTCATTCATTACACTAGTTTTAGTTTTCATTAAGCctttttctaaatgttttgagCGCTCTTGGCAGCTCTTGAGAATTGAGGAGGAGCTTGGTGCTGAAGCAGTGTACGCCGGAGCTAACTTCCGTACCCCCGTTGAACCCTACTAAAGTTTTCAAGTGGAAAAAACCTGGAGATCCACACGAGTTTGAGCATTGAGATTTGGATGCGCGGTTTTTGGTGTGATATATAAGTTGATAGTTGGAACATTAGTCTTGGTATGATAAAGACCTTGCCAATAATTTGAGTTCTGATTCACAGAGCTAGGACAGTTATGTCTTAAGACTTTGAAAGGTGTTTAATGATATTTAGCTTTAATACTTGAAGCCTACTTACAGTTTATTTCCAATTTTATGGGCTATCCCCAAATATTTCTTACTCGTtgctaagttatttttattccttGATCCGTGATATCCCCAATGCTACGATTTTCAGACAGATGCGaccaattttattttgtctCGAGAGTTGGTTTTGATAGgcacaaattatattttatcttcatcCATGTCAAGCCGAAGGTTGTTGACACACTTGCATTGTCATTCTTATTGGTCTGAAATAAAACCTTGGATGTTATAGTAAAGTAAATTGGCAGTGCATCACTTTTCCATGGTTTCCCAGATTCTGTTTCCAAATCTTTGTGGTCCATTGGAGATGTGCTCTGGGGGGTTACTTAAAAAGTGATACCAGGAGGATGATGTGGTCTTGAGCACCGGATAGTTGACAACTTTAAGACAGTGGAAAGGTTTCACTGAAAATTCCATTGGCGTTGACCATTTCCAGGCCTAATAAAATCGTTCGCTCGAGCCCAGTAAAAACCCTTTGTACTTATGCCTATTCGTGCCATTAACCATTAATGGGAACATTGAAGGAACATGCATGGGAGCTACAAGGGGCAAGTGAATATCCCGTCAACCTCTCACTTCTCATTGCCATACAGATAAGAAATCCCCTCTTTCTGCTACACTATCTTCTCCTTAATATGCTGGATTATACTCACGGTAGTTATAGTGTTTGTAGATGAGATGAAACCGTCCATCCGACATGTAGCAGACAACAGCAGCCTATCAGACTAGTTTGTTTCAGTTCACCACAAACAACAGTAACtttattttttgatgaaatgaaaaatcatactaaaaaattaatctctaataattaaagatattttattggTTTAAGTGGTAgagaatttgatttttcttaaatatgttaaattgtGTTTTGTGGTATCACATAATCAACGAAAAGTGAATTTAGGAATATCTGGTTCTTATAACATTACTAGGCAttgtttattttccggaatataaaatatttacttttgttttacttattattcttaatatttGTTTCAGGAATATAACTGATTTTTACTTCATTCTTCTACatcttttttacttatatttttaaattaaataactttttttcttaaattactaAGTGCCAACCAAAAGGTTAAGAATAATAAGTAAAACACGATCCGTGAGAATATAATATTACATTTTGAAACAAACGTCTTTTTTTAAGAGTGAAAAGTGAAACAAACGTTTTCTTAGAACAAAGTATTATGAATGGAAAAAAAGGTGTTAGAAAAGCCTTTTTAAATGAGTTTACCCAATTCGACttaaattagtctaaatttAACGTGACTTccaaatataagataaaaaataatgaaaaaatgttaaagacacacattaagaaatcaaaatatttttgtatagaaaatatAACACTATACACCTAATGTTATCAACATATTCcactataatttataataaaaaaatatttgttattttcttcatttttttggacaaatatatttaaattacttatttaataaggaaaaaatttatttaggaGATTGCACATGTGGTAATCACATGTTTGAACTGccattcattttcttaaaataaaataaatataagtatattattttttgaatttgaaggtttttcttttttaagaggAGACATCTTTCTCTGattttaaatcttaattcataaaaaaatattataagaagtTCACATTTTGAATCTTCTTCTTAAATAATGAGAAACTTAAGATGTGTTTGATtaagaagataaaaatgaattatttattttgaattaaattaaaatgcaaaaaatgtGAGACtcgcataattttttattcatttattttcttcttttttttttctcttaaacacACTCTTGATTAATGTAGTCTTTGGATATAACAAAAACTACCTATATCCTCGTAGCAAATAAGTAGACAACAATACATggatatttttctaaattttaaacattttctattaaaaatatgttccataatttagaatattatttacgtgtcattaatttaaattgaattgaacTAAATTTATACACGTAACACATAAATCAGccgataaaaataattttaacttagcTACAAatttcgattttttttaaagagaaactacattaaaaactcaaaacaaattactagttaattataaattaattaactaaatgcaaaaaacaaaaaaaaaaaagaaaaaacaaaaaagagcaGGAGTGTACTGGTTAATGAGTATATAAAAGGATAAGCATCGCGGAGTGCACGaggaaaaggaaaggaaagggAAGCCAAAGcgaaaccctaaccctaacggAGAGATGGCGGAGCACTTGGCATCGATATTCGGGACGGAGAAGGACAGGGTGAACTGTCCGTTCTACTTCAAGATCGGCGCGTGCAGGCACGGCGACCGGTGCTCCCGGCTTCACACGAAGCCCACAATTAGCCCAACGTTGGTTCTGTCGAACATGTACCAGAGGCCCGACATGAACATGAACATCATCACCAACCCCGATCAGCCCCAGCCCCAATCTCTCGACCCCGATAAGGTCCAGGATCACTTCGACGACTTCTACGAAGATCTCTTTGAGGAGCTTAGCAAGTACGGCCCCATTCAGAGCTTGAATATTTGCGACAACCTCGCCGATCATATGGTCTCTCTCTCCGCTTCCTTCacgcaattttaatttttcttaaatttaattgttttaattgtttattttgctTCTTTCGTTGTTTGCGCAGGTTGGAAATGTGTACGTTCAGTTTAGGGAGGAAGACCATGCAGCCAACGCCCTCATGAATCTGACTGGGAGGTTTTATTCAGGTCCTTCATTTGCCCTTTCACTCCCTTGCTTAGGGTTTTTAACTATTTCGTTTTGTGTGCCTTGATTCCTTGACTACGTGTTGTcattatttgtgattttgattctgTTTGTGTGTTGTGAGTTGTTGTTTGTTGCAACTGTAAAAGTATCGCAGGGGGAGAGCTATGTGTAATAACTGATGAAGATCCCACATAGACTTGTGATATGCCCAAAATTTGCAATCCTCACTTCATGAGTTAGCATTTGGGGTTAAGTTGGGTTCAAACTCAAATTTTAAGATGGTATTAAACCTTGTACAAGTCGTTGTTGTTGGACATGTTGGCCTAGTTGTTATCAGGCTGTTGTTGACCTTCAGTCCTAGAAACTTTAGTGTGTAGGATTGGGTTAGCCGTTATGTTCAAGATGTCCTGTACTCGGCATAAGGTCTGTGTGTTGGATATCTTACATGGATTAGTGATATGGCCAAAATCTTATCTCATGACTTAGTTGGCTAGCTTTTGGGTTTGAGTTAAACTCAAATCCAAATCCATGAATAACAATATGAAAGccattttttgatattttttcagtttttgattTCTTGTGTAAGGAATGTTAATGTTCATTTGGTTTTCAGGGCACTAGATTGGAGATAACCCTATTGGTTTAGCATTAGGTCTTTATCATAACCATTTTTCTTGGACCTTCTTTTAGCTGTGTCAGAGCCTTGAGCTTTATATGATGAAAAATGCATTTTGACCAGGTTCCTTCTGCTGGATTTAGCTCCTCTAAagtgtattgtataattcatactATGTGATTTCACAAAGCTGTTGTGAATTGTGTGATGACTGGAACAGAACATAATCATATGTAGAAAATTAATTCTCTATATAACATGCTTCTTTTGAAATTTCTGTTGACCCCATTCCCAAATAGGAACTTTATTTTGATGAAATTTATAACTTCATGATTCATCTAGGTCGACCCATCATTGTTGATTTCTCTCCTGTTACGGATTTTCGAGAAGCTACTTGTAGGCAGTATGAGGAAAATGTATGCAATCGAGGTGGCTATTGCAACTTCATGCACCTAAAGAAGATTAGCAGGTTGATTTCTTTGCATAGTTCTCATGCTTTTCAAGATGTTGCACTTGCATTTTAATTTGGCTGTTCTTGGCTTAAAACCTGCTTGTTTAATTTCAGGGATTTGAGAAGGAAATTATTTGGAAGAAATAGGCGATGGAATGGCCGCAGTGGAAGCAGAAGCAAGAGTCCTCCAAGGAATCGTAACCATGGGGAGCATTTACATTCTGGTCGTGGTTCTGGTAGAAGAGATTTTGACAGGTCCCATGGCCACCATGGTAGGAGGCCTAGAAGCCGTAGTCCTCGATATAGAGGGAAACGAAGTAGAAGTCCTGTGGGTAGGGATAGGAGTCCTCCGATCAGAGAAAATAGTGCAGAAAGGAGAGCtaaaattgagcaatggaacaGGGAGAAGGAACAAGGGGAAACTAGTAACAAGAACAATACAAAAAGCAATGATGATTATCAAGAACAGAGTGTTGCACAAAATGGCAGTGAGTCTGGTAATCATCAGATATAGCAACAACAACGTTGAGGTTTGGCCCAAAATCTGCTATCAAGAGTGGCAAGTAATCTGGTTTGTGACTTTGTCGTTTGCGCTGAGTTAGATGGATTCAGTTGCCATTGTTTTTATTCTATTTGGAATTGTCAATTTAGTGATAGAACCTTGTAACATCCATAGCAtcaatgttttaattttctgcTTCAATTGTAATGTTCTGCAAGGGAggaagaaaaatggaaaaagcGGCGAGTTTAACTTGTTGCGAGGATGAAGCGATACATTTGATAAAGTTCACCTATGAATGTTTCATATTTTGTTGTCGAGCATTTATTGTATGTCACCAATGTTGAAGGGTATTTAGATGGAAAACAGATGAAATGATGTATGAATTTCGACTATGTGAATAgctaaaggtttttttttttgttaagtaaACGCATtagcaatttattttttactttttatcaaaaaaattccCTACCTGTGCCTGCCTATCCATAGCGTGGGATTCATTGTGATGAGCtacttataaattgaaatttattcaaattgaaTAATCTTAAACACGATTTCGTTATACATGTGTGatgaataatgaaattatatttttgttgcatattttatcctatctcaaacatatataatagaaACGTGATTCTGCTTACAATTGTATAACAAAATTGTATCTtggttatatttattttttccactTCGAATATAAGTAATGAAAATGCGTTTAAGTTGGaaggatttttaaaattttactcaaGTGAGTGATGAGTAACAATTTGAGGGGTGATAATAACAACTCCTGTTAAGAACGCAATTCTCCCATTGGAGATGCTCCATAGATCAAATgtgaaacattaaaaaaagaattggaAAAAAATAGGAGATGCACTATAAATTCTCCTcttacaattttataatttaaatgctCCTCCAACAAAACAATTCTCTAATTTTCTGTGTAAAATGTATAGAATACTTCTGTTTCTAAAACATTGTTTAcctttattgatattttttttatagaatattaGGAAAATTTCTAAGATATAAATTACTCGTATTTTAcacatgtattattattatacttatTTTACTTAATATATAGTCAAAAttctcaacaacaaaaaaacatggCACTATTTAAAGCTTTAAAAGGCATCTTAAAAAATTTGCTTGATGATTGGAAATATACGAAcgaaagtgataaaaaaataaaaataccctCCATCCAAATAATAATTAGAAACATTGGTTGATGGCTTAGCAACGTTAAATACCAACTTACTTTTGTCAGGAATACCATTTCATGAGTTGTACGGAGTATTTACGCATTTCATCACAGATTCGGTTGAAAGAAGGCCGACATGGGATCAAGGTCAAGGTCAAAGACCAGTTAGCACAAACCCAAGTTGAATACCAAAATCACTAGACCAGCTTTCCTACATCAACTACACTGTTTTTTTACTATCATCCAACACCAGAAACACCAACATTCACTGTCACTGCTCAGGCAAAAAAGCAAGACTTCACTTAGCACTGTGCTTGGCCTTGTTATGAGAACTTAAGGCATCTTCTGTCTTAAATAACCTGCAAgccaatataaaaattatgcgTGAATTGATGTGCCTGATTacttagaaaaaagaaaataaggaaaataagGAGGCAAATCAACATAAAAAGACATCTCCAATCACCTGTTGCAAGGCTTGCAGCTGTAATCTCCACCTGACTTCGGAGACTGCAGCTTGTTATTTGCAGTTGCTTTACCAGCCTGCTTAGAAGGGTGAGGAGTTGCAGCATGGACAACATTCTTGCTATCTGAACAGATCATTAAATCTCATAATATCGTTTCAGTTTTACTGTGGTCACAACATGCATGCACAGACAAGTAAAACAATCACAGTTAAACTAGCGATAAGGAACAAATTCGTGACCACTTCATAGAGGCTCTCATGCCACATCATTAACTAACTATTCTAAAAGCTTACACATTAACAATTTATATACATCTCCCACATGAACATCAAAAGTTCATTCTACTCGTGACCCGTCAACATTTCCTTTGCTCCAATTCCTCTTTACATAGTGCAACTCCAATTTCATGATagcttgaaatttttttattgcacaatattgaaacttgaaagatatttcattcctacaaaaaatatcAAGCTATGCACTGAACATTTCTAGCCCTTGCTTCTTTATCACAAGCATCATCTATGCTTgtttgaattttcatcttttctaATTAAATAGTTACTTCTGATATACAAGAAATAAATCTGTGCCTTCAATTTCTTTGCACGAGCAGAAAGAGCATCATTTTGATGACACAACTCTTATtccaattcaaatattaataattttttgcactttttccttttcatcaTCTTCCTGCAACTCAGGATGTATGCATCCTTTTTAGCCTTGGTCTTCTCAAAAGCTTCTTTAAACAACTTATTTAGGGGGGATTCTATTACAATAGTTTACATCTCCCTCCCATTACCATTTGGTGTCTATTTTGGCCAGGTAATGCCATTAACAGTAACTTATCCATAGAAATCACCAGTCACACTTAGCAAATATGACTAAAACACATTTGACCATAAGCTATATGAAATCACAATCACCTTAAACAAATAAGTGGGACACAACGTAAAAAAAAAGGGGTAAAGTGAGGGGGTTCCCCTCTGAATAGAATAGTGACAGTGAATGCATGATAGCCAGCAATGAGGACTGTTCCAAGAATATGAGAAGTGATGAGTAAAGCATCATGGGGGAACCAAGCTCAAGTCATGACAACTTGATAACAGCATGAAATGCTGCTATTAACTACCCCCTAAAACCTCACATCTAAATTACAATATTCACATCTTAAAGCACACCCAAAatgagtataaaaataaaacaaacaaaacttggggtgaaaaatataatagatgatttagaaaaataaatgtcaCAAGAAAAGAgcttggaaggaaaaaaaaacataaccaaCTAACCAGTCTTTTGAGGAGTAACAAACTTTGTCTTCTTCACAGGAACAGGTGTTTTCTTAGAAGACTCAATACCCCTCTTATTGCTTGCTTCAATCTATATGGGGGAAAAAAGGGAAGGTTAAATTCAAATCCAACCACAAAAATGAAACACCTTATAGTCCCTCCATACCTTCTTGGCTGTCTCCTCATCAGATTCATCATccccctcctcctcctcatcATCATCGCTATCATCATCACCTTCACTACTTTCTATGTCGCCATTCGCTGTGGGCTAaacaataatcatcaataatcaATTAAACAAACTTAAACATCAATCATTTGAGGGTGAGGCACGGCACAGTAGTAATTTTGTGCCTTGGTCACCAGTTAGCCATGGGTTCAAATCCGGAAACGGCCTCTTGGCATATGTAaaggtaaggctgcgtacaatgaCCCTCACCCATACCTTCACATAGCAAGGAGCCTCCGGGCACTGGGTTACATTAAATATCAATCATTTAAAATCTCCTTCAATCGATAATTCACTAATCGGAATAACTAGTCAGAATGCACACATAAAAACATTTCATCTATGTTTACAAGTTTTTATCACTGTAGGAACCATCAAAGGAATGCTTCACTGCCCAACAATCTACTTTCTCTCATATATCTAGCAATGACAATGCCATCATTGTGTTACAATCAACACTTATTATTCTGCCTTTTTTCAGGCCAATCATTAGTATTTTGGACTTAAATTCTTCAAAGCATTTCATTTCACTATATACCATCAGACAAATCATGCAAGAGTCAAGATCATCAGCAGTTCATTATAAAATCTGCTTTCTAGATTATATAAATACCTTATCTTCACTTgaatcatcatcagaatcagattcGGATGAATCGTCATCTTCACCATTTGCATCCCTCTTTCTTGGATCTGCTATCTTCTTCTGTTTAGCTTCATTTGCATCAGGTTTGACGCCAACCTCGGGTTTACCTATTTAAATGTTAGCAATATACACTAGATAAACTGCTTTATGACATTATAACTACAATACCACATAAGATGGACATATTACCATTGACTGCACTAACTGGAATATCTTCATCAATATCTGAAACAAGGATGATAACAGGTGCAAGTAAGTTGTATAATAAtagtatcaaattaataatagtaCTCAAATCAAGAAGAGAATCTCACCATCagaatcttcatcatcatcagtaATGATAAAAGAAGAATGAAGTTAAGGACACGTAATATGCATATATGTGAGAGAATATTATAGAATGCATTAGTGACTGTCAAGAGAAAATGTGTTCTTATATCAATgt encodes the following:
- the LOC114398139 gene encoding histone deacetylase HDT1-like; translated protein: MEFWGVEVKNGESLKVDPGDDKIIHLSNACMGDVTKDIGGGPVALYVKFGNQKFVLGTLSSDKFPQISYDLVFEKEFELSHNWKYGSVFFTGFKAQPQSESDDDEDSDDIDEDIPVSAVNGKPEVGVKPDANEAKQKKIADPRKRDANGEDDDSSESDSDDDSSEDKPTANGDIESSEGDDDSDDDEEEEGDDESDEETAKKIEASNKRGIESSKKTPVPVKKTKFVTPQKTDSKNVVHAATPHPSKQAGKATANNKLQSPKSGGDYSCKPCNRLFKTEDALSSHNKAKHSAK
- the LOC114400279 gene encoding splicing factor U2af small subunit B-like — encoded protein: MAEHLASIFGTEKDRVNCPFYFKIGACRHGDRCSRLHTKPTISPTLVLSNMYQRPDMNMNIITNPDQPQPQSLDPDKVQDHFDDFYEDLFEELSKYGPIQSLNICDNLADHMVGNVYVQFREEDHAANALMNLTGRFYSGRPIIVDFSPVTDFREATCRQYEENVCNRGGYCNFMHLKKISRDLRRKLFGRNRRWNGRSGSRSKSPPRNRNHGEHLHSGRGSGRRDFDRSHGHHGRRPRSRSPRYRGKRSRSPVGRDRSPPIRENSAERRAKIEQWNREKEQGETSNKNNTKSNDDYQEQSVAQNGSESGNHQI